In Zonotrichia leucophrys gambelii isolate GWCS_2022_RI chromosome 6, RI_Zleu_2.0, whole genome shotgun sequence, one genomic interval encodes:
- the C6H10orf105 gene encoding uncharacterized protein C10orf105 homolog translates to MSSDNRTSPTPPLLGLLEPVPPSATFPEGTDWLPTIVGLICIFLVLATLLTLVTLCHLRALGCSPWGPHEWLPQHPVDASQPQLRLWKRLGSLRSSISSFRRSQMVSQSTLACPRSFPSSQDWDIMESTKM, encoded by the coding sequence ATGAGCTCTGACAACAGGACCTCTCCCACGCCACCTCTCCTTGGGCTCCTGGAGCCGgtgccacccagtgccaccttcCCTGAGGGCACAGACTGGCTGCCCACCATCGTGGGGCTCATCTGCATCTTCCTGGTGCTGGCCACGCTGCTGACCCTTGTCACCCTCTGCCACCTTCGGGCGCTGGGCTGCTCCCCCTGGGGTCCCCACGagtggctgccccagcaccccgTGGatgccagccagccccagctgaggcTCTGGAAGCGCCTGGGCTCCTTGAGGAGCTCCATCAGCAGCTTCAGGAGGAGTCAGATGGTGTCTCAGAGCACCCTGGCCTGTCCCAGAagcttccccagcagccaggactgGGACATCATGGAGTCCACCAAAATGtga